The following proteins are encoded in a genomic region of Bosea beijingensis:
- a CDS encoding RidA family protein, protein MTRRLLSTGSPFERNFGYSRAVIDGDLVFVSGTTGYDYATMVLPDDPAEQARNIFRTISAVLEEAGSSLAQVARAQYFVTDRSYCEPVLGVCGEFFREIRPAAGIYVVAGLLKPEMKVEIEVTARLPKA, encoded by the coding sequence ATGACCCGCCGCCTGCTTTCCACCGGCTCGCCCTTCGAGCGCAATTTCGGCTATTCGCGCGCCGTGATCGACGGCGACCTCGTCTTCGTCTCCGGCACGACCGGATACGACTATGCCACCATGGTTCTGCCCGACGATCCGGCCGAGCAGGCGCGCAATATCTTCCGGACGATCAGCGCGGTGCTGGAGGAAGCGGGCTCCTCGCTCGCCCAGGTCGCGCGTGCCCAGTATTTCGTCACCGATCGCAGTTATTGCGAGCCGGTGCTCGGCGTCTGCGGCGAGTTCTTCCGCGAGATCAGGCCTGCCGCCGGCATCTATGTCGTGGCCGGATTGCTCAAGCCCGAGATGAAGGTCGAGATCGAGGTGACGGCGCGCCTGCCGAAGGCCTGA